The proteins below are encoded in one region of Limnochorda pilosa:
- the glmS gene encoding glutamine--fructose-6-phosphate transaminase (isomerizing), which produces MCGIIGYTGPRPTAEVLLRGLERLEYRGYDSAGLAILDGGVVRAVKVVGRVERLKERVAVEGPAGGLAGIGHTRWATHGEPSERNAHPHLDCYQRIAVVHNGILENHGELRRWLESEGHRFRSETDTEVLAHLVEHAFEGDLEEAVRAALQRVEGSYAVAVVAAHDPDAVVAARHESPLVVGLGKGENWVASDIPTLSTFTGNMLVLEDGEVASIHPDRVRVRTLDGRGVERPIFRVEWQAERSLKGAFDDYMLKEIHEQPEALGRLLEPLRGPGAPGRAPLGRGARNGSRTLPNGRGTSEAQVAGLRWLPELPTNVDEVWFVACGTAYHAARLAASYTDELADLPSRAELASEFRYGQPRVGPRSLVVVISQSGETADTLGALREAQRLGAPTVAVVNVEGSTIGREADQVLPLRAGDEIAVASTKAFTAQVVAGLLLALRLGQARGVLRPERSGGILEGLRLLPEQVAAMLAVQEARMQELATRWRDRRDLFFIGRGRDLAVAMEGQLKLKEISYLHAEALAGGELKHGTLSLITEGVPVVGLATQPDLAVKMAGNLQETRSRGAEVLVVVGPEAEGVTELAFMSVVLPQGVDPLLRPVLAVVPLQLLAYAVAKGRGLDVDKPRNLAKSVTVE; this is translated from the coding sequence ATGTGCGGCATCATCGGGTACACGGGGCCCCGGCCTACAGCCGAGGTCCTGCTGCGAGGGCTGGAGCGCCTCGAGTACCGGGGGTACGACTCGGCTGGCCTGGCCATCCTCGACGGCGGCGTGGTCCGGGCCGTCAAGGTCGTGGGGAGGGTGGAACGGCTGAAGGAGCGGGTCGCGGTGGAAGGCCCGGCCGGCGGGCTGGCGGGGATCGGCCACACCCGCTGGGCCACGCACGGGGAGCCCAGCGAGCGGAACGCCCACCCGCACCTGGACTGCTACCAGCGGATCGCCGTGGTCCACAACGGGATCCTGGAGAACCACGGAGAGTTGCGCCGCTGGCTGGAATCCGAGGGGCACCGCTTCCGCTCCGAGACGGACACCGAGGTGCTGGCCCACCTGGTGGAGCACGCCTTCGAAGGCGACCTGGAGGAGGCGGTGCGGGCCGCGCTCCAGCGGGTGGAAGGCTCGTACGCGGTGGCGGTGGTGGCCGCCCACGATCCGGACGCGGTGGTGGCGGCCCGGCACGAGAGCCCCCTGGTGGTGGGCCTGGGGAAGGGCGAGAATTGGGTGGCCAGCGATATCCCCACCCTGAGCACCTTCACCGGGAACATGCTCGTTCTGGAGGACGGCGAGGTGGCCTCCATCCACCCGGATCGGGTACGGGTGCGCACCCTGGACGGGCGGGGCGTGGAACGGCCCATCTTCCGCGTCGAGTGGCAGGCGGAACGAAGCCTGAAGGGCGCCTTCGACGACTACATGCTCAAGGAGATCCACGAGCAGCCCGAGGCGCTCGGGAGGCTCCTGGAGCCGCTGCGCGGGCCCGGGGCGCCGGGCAGGGCCCCCCTCGGCCGGGGAGCCCGGAACGGATCCAGGACCCTGCCGAACGGTCGTGGCACCTCCGAAGCGCAGGTCGCCGGCCTCCGGTGGCTGCCCGAGCTCCCCACGAACGTCGACGAGGTCTGGTTCGTCGCGTGCGGCACCGCCTACCATGCGGCCCGGCTGGCCGCAAGCTACACCGATGAGCTCGCGGACCTTCCCTCCCGGGCCGAGTTGGCCAGTGAGTTCCGCTACGGCCAGCCCCGCGTCGGTCCCCGCAGCCTGGTGGTGGTGATCAGCCAGTCCGGTGAGACCGCCGACACCCTGGGCGCCCTGAGGGAGGCGCAGAGGCTCGGGGCGCCCACGGTCGCCGTGGTGAACGTGGAGGGCAGCACCATCGGCCGGGAGGCGGACCAGGTGCTGCCCCTGCGGGCAGGTGACGAGATCGCCGTCGCCTCCACCAAGGCCTTCACCGCCCAGGTGGTGGCGGGGCTCCTCCTGGCCCTGCGACTCGGTCAGGCCCGGGGCGTCCTCCGCCCGGAACGATCGGGCGGGATCCTGGAGGGGCTGCGCTTACTGCCCGAGCAGGTGGCCGCCATGCTGGCCGTCCAGGAGGCCCGCATGCAGGAGCTGGCCACCCGCTGGCGCGACCGGCGCGACCTCTTCTTCATCGGGCGGGGGCGGGACCTGGCCGTCGCCATGGAAGGCCAGCTGAAGCTGAAGGAGATCTCCTACCTCCACGCCGAAGCCCTGGCGGGCGGGGAGCTGAAGCACGGCACCCTCTCCCTCATCACCGAGGGCGTGCCGGTGGTGGGCCTGGCCACCCAGCCGGACCTGGCCGTGAAGATGGCAGGGAACCTGCAGGAGACCCGCTCGCGCGGCGCCGAGGTCCTGGTCGTGGTGGGACCCGAGGCCGAGGGCGTCACCGAGCTGGCCTTCATGAGCGTCGTCCTGCCGCAGGGCGTGGACCCGCTCCTGAGGCCTGTGCTGGCCGTAGTGCCGCTCCAGCTCCTGGCCTACGCGGTGGCCAAGGGGAGGGGCCTGGACGTCGACAAGCCCCGCAACCTCGCCAAGAGCGTCACCGTCGAGTAG
- a CDS encoding ABC transporter ATP-binding protein has protein sequence MHEFLALRTFFKRYWHRYALGILWLLAVDLLQLVTPRLLGLFADAYEQGHLTLDKAARYAGLILGVAVLIAIGRYFWRMYIMGTARLLDYTLRQQLFEHLQGLSPSFFDRHKTGDLMAHATNDVSAVRMAMGPGIVMAADSLFLTVATVISMVLVADWRLTLLALLPLPFLAWAVAHFGGQIHRRFRRVQEAFSALTDHVQENLAGIRVVRSFAQEEAEEAKFTEANRAYVRTNMHLVRVWALFQPLVQFVSGLGFVVVLGYGGTLVLRGHISLGDFVAFNSYLGMLTWPVMALGFVINHLQRGAASMGRLNVIFAQRSEVQEAKRPLDVARLRGSIEVRHLTFTYPGSPSPALRDVSFRLEPGQTLALVGRTGSGKSTLAQILLRLYDPPRGTVFLDGHDILDLPLARVREAIGYVSQESFLFSTSVAANIGFALEEPPPGRIEEASRIACIDEEVAALPHGYATEVGERGVTLSGGQRQRVAIARAVAKDPTILILDDALSAVDTQTEDRILSGLRDVIRSRTTILIAHRISTVQQADQILILDEGRVAERGTHLQLVARGGLYAWIHQRQLLEQSLAEEA, from the coding sequence GTGCACGAGTTCCTCGCCTTGCGAACCTTTTTCAAGCGGTACTGGCACCGGTACGCCCTCGGCATCCTCTGGCTGCTGGCGGTCGACCTGCTCCAGCTGGTCACGCCCAGGCTGCTGGGCCTCTTTGCGGACGCCTACGAGCAGGGCCACCTGACCCTGGACAAGGCGGCACGCTACGCGGGCCTGATCCTGGGCGTCGCCGTCCTGATCGCCATCGGCCGCTACTTCTGGCGGATGTACATCATGGGGACGGCCCGCCTCCTGGACTACACCTTGCGCCAGCAGCTCTTCGAGCACCTGCAGGGCCTCTCGCCCAGCTTCTTCGACCGGCACAAGACCGGGGACCTGATGGCCCACGCGACCAACGACGTGTCCGCGGTCCGCATGGCGATGGGGCCGGGCATCGTCATGGCGGCCGACTCCCTCTTCCTCACGGTGGCCACGGTGATCTCCATGGTCCTGGTGGCCGACTGGCGCCTGACGCTCCTGGCCCTTCTCCCCCTCCCCTTCCTGGCCTGGGCGGTGGCCCACTTCGGCGGCCAGATCCACCGCCGCTTCCGCCGGGTGCAGGAGGCTTTCTCGGCGCTGACCGACCACGTGCAGGAGAACCTGGCGGGCATTCGCGTCGTCCGCTCCTTCGCCCAGGAGGAGGCGGAGGAGGCCAAGTTCACCGAGGCCAACCGGGCCTACGTTCGCACCAACATGCACCTGGTGCGGGTCTGGGCACTCTTCCAGCCCCTGGTGCAGTTCGTCTCGGGGCTGGGCTTCGTGGTGGTGCTGGGGTACGGTGGGACCCTGGTTCTGCGCGGCCACATCTCCCTCGGCGACTTCGTCGCCTTCAACAGCTACCTGGGCATGCTCACGTGGCCCGTGATGGCCCTGGGCTTCGTCATCAACCACCTCCAGAGGGGTGCGGCCTCCATGGGGCGGCTGAACGTGATCTTCGCCCAGCGCTCCGAGGTCCAGGAGGCGAAACGCCCTCTGGACGTGGCACGGCTCCGGGGCTCGATCGAGGTCCGCCACCTCACCTTCACCTACCCGGGCAGCCCCTCGCCCGCGCTGCGGGACGTGAGCTTCCGGCTGGAGCCGGGGCAGACCCTGGCCCTGGTGGGCCGGACCGGTTCGGGCAAGAGCACCCTGGCCCAGATCCTGTTGCGGCTCTACGACCCGCCCCGGGGCACCGTCTTCCTGGACGGGCACGACATCCTGGACCTGCCGCTCGCCAGGGTGCGCGAGGCGATCGGCTACGTCTCCCAGGAGAGCTTCCTCTTCTCCACCAGCGTGGCCGCCAACATCGGCTTCGCCCTCGAAGAGCCCCCGCCAGGGCGGATCGAGGAGGCATCCCGCATCGCCTGCATCGACGAAGAGGTCGCCGCGCTGCCCCATGGGTACGCCACCGAGGTGGGCGAGCGGGGCGTCACCCTCTCCGGCGGCCAGCGGCAGCGGGTGGCCATCGCCCGGGCGGTGGCCAAGGATCCCACCATCCTCATCCTGGATGACGCGCTCTCGGCGGTGGACACCCAGACCGAGGACCGGATCTTGTCCGGGCTGCGCGACGTCATCCGGAGCCGCACCACGATCCTCATCGCCCACCGTATCTCCACGGTCCAGCAGGCGGACCAGATCCTGATCCTGGACGAAGGCCGGGTGGCGGAGCGGGGGACCCACCTCCAGCTCGTGGCCCGCGGGGGGCTCTACGCCTGGATCCATCAGCGCCAGCTCCTGGAGCAGAGCCTGGCGGAGGAGGCCTGA
- a CDS encoding deoxyribonuclease IV — translation MHLGCHLSVGRGFDKAVERAHELGAENLQYFPKNPRSFRLKAVDREACERASRAAREEGFLSVAHSPYVTNLSTPDEELAGITVASIANDLEIAEAYGSPYVVVHCGRHMGQGEEAGIRRMVELLDRIHEHYGGPAKLLLENTAGQGTELGTRFQELAEIRSRLAEPERAGYCVDTCHAFAAGVLDFRHWDRFLEEIQRDGFLDSVGLFHLNDSRFEAGSHRDRHAKLGQGAIGKENLTRFLAEPLFQEIPFILETPVADEAEYGQEMRFAREWVASART, via the coding sequence TTGCACCTGGGCTGTCACCTGAGCGTGGGCAGGGGGTTCGACAAGGCGGTGGAGCGGGCGCACGAGCTGGGGGCGGAGAACCTCCAGTACTTCCCCAAGAACCCGCGCAGCTTTCGCCTGAAGGCGGTGGACCGGGAGGCATGCGAGCGCGCCTCGCGTGCCGCTCGGGAGGAGGGTTTCCTCTCCGTGGCCCACTCGCCCTACGTCACCAACCTCTCCACCCCCGACGAGGAGCTGGCGGGCATCACCGTCGCGTCCATCGCCAACGACCTGGAGATCGCCGAGGCCTACGGGAGCCCCTACGTCGTCGTGCACTGCGGGCGGCACATGGGCCAGGGCGAAGAGGCGGGCATCCGGCGCATGGTGGAGCTCCTGGACCGCATCCACGAGCACTACGGGGGTCCGGCGAAGCTCTTGCTCGAGAACACCGCGGGCCAGGGAACCGAGCTGGGCACCCGGTTCCAGGAGCTGGCCGAGATCCGCTCGCGCCTGGCGGAGCCCGAGCGGGCGGGCTACTGCGTCGACACCTGCCACGCGTTCGCCGCCGGCGTCCTCGACTTCCGGCACTGGGACCGATTCCTGGAGGAGATCCAGCGCGACGGCTTCCTGGACTCGGTGGGGCTCTTCCACCTGAACGACAGCCGCTTCGAGGCAGGAAGCCACCGCGACCGCCACGCCAAGCTCGGCCAGGGCGCGATCGGCAAAGAGAACCTCACCCGGTTCCTCGCGGAGCCGCTCTTCCAGGAGATCCCCTTCATCCTGGAGACGCCCGTGGCCGATGAGGCCGAGTACGGCCAGGAGATGCGCTTCGCCCGGGAGTGGGTGGCCTCCGCCCGGACCTAG
- a CDS encoding ABC transporter ATP-binding protein, which produces MRRLLRYARPYAGWIVLSIGLLLLITAADLARPYLVKLAIDDHLSTVTTGLQAGQSLARPEGAELEGHLRAVVVLALILLVLQALAFGLLYVQFYLLQWTGQRIIFDLRQQIFRHLQGRPLAFFDRTPIGRLVTRVTNDTEQLNEMYTNVVVNLFQDVFILAGIVLVMVHLHPRLALVSMAVLPLIAAASVIFRVKARSAYRDVRTRLARINAFFAENLAGMKTVQAFHQEARQARAFEAVNRGYYDASMRELTYFAVFRPLMDLASSLGLAILLWYGGVRVLAGDLSFGVLYAFVNYLQQFFRPINDLTEKYNIMQAAMASSERIFQLLDHREEIPEPSRPRHVRPIRGAIDFEHVFFAYRDEEWVLQDVSFHAEPGQTIALVGHTGAGKSSIINLLCRFYDVQRGRILVDGVDVREIPQAELRSQIGVVLQDVFLFSGSVADNIRLSHPLSDEEVRRAAAAVHADRWIEALPRGYQEPVSERGSTFSAGQRQLLAFARALAADPRILVLDEATASIDTETEQVVQQALRTLMAGRTTLVVAHRLSTIQRADQILVLHRGRIREAGTHQELLARGGLYWRLYQLQYREQLGAGGLTGEPGAGDGAQRADTAGR; this is translated from the coding sequence ATGCGACGGTTGCTGCGCTACGCGCGGCCGTACGCGGGCTGGATCGTCCTCAGCATCGGGCTGCTCCTGCTGATCACCGCCGCGGACCTGGCCCGGCCGTACCTGGTCAAGCTCGCCATCGACGACCACCTCTCCACGGTCACCACGGGGCTCCAGGCCGGCCAGAGCCTGGCGCGCCCGGAGGGCGCCGAGCTGGAGGGCCACCTGCGGGCCGTGGTCGTGCTGGCTCTGATCCTGCTGGTGCTGCAGGCCCTGGCCTTCGGGCTCCTTTACGTGCAGTTCTACCTCCTGCAGTGGACCGGGCAGCGGATCATCTTCGACCTGCGGCAGCAGATCTTCCGCCACCTTCAGGGGCGTCCTCTGGCCTTCTTCGACCGGACGCCCATCGGGCGGCTGGTCACCCGGGTGACCAACGACACCGAGCAGCTGAACGAGATGTACACCAACGTGGTGGTCAACCTCTTCCAGGACGTCTTCATCCTGGCCGGCATCGTGCTGGTGATGGTCCACCTCCATCCCCGCCTCGCCCTGGTGAGCATGGCGGTCCTGCCCCTGATCGCAGCGGCCTCGGTGATCTTCCGGGTCAAGGCCCGTTCGGCCTACCGGGACGTGCGCACCCGCCTGGCCCGCATCAACGCCTTCTTCGCGGAGAACCTGGCGGGTATGAAGACGGTCCAGGCCTTCCACCAGGAAGCCCGCCAGGCCCGGGCCTTCGAGGCGGTCAACCGGGGGTACTACGATGCGAGCATGCGGGAGCTCACCTACTTCGCGGTCTTCCGTCCGCTGATGGACCTGGCCTCCTCGCTGGGGCTCGCGATCCTCCTCTGGTACGGCGGCGTGCGGGTCCTGGCGGGCGACCTCTCCTTCGGGGTCCTCTACGCCTTCGTCAACTACCTGCAGCAGTTCTTCCGGCCTATCAACGACCTGACCGAGAAGTACAACATCATGCAGGCGGCCATGGCCTCCTCGGAGCGAATCTTCCAGCTCCTGGACCACCGCGAGGAGATCCCCGAGCCCAGCCGCCCGCGCCACGTCCGGCCCATCCGGGGCGCCATCGACTTCGAGCACGTCTTCTTCGCGTACCGGGACGAGGAATGGGTCCTCCAGGACGTCAGCTTCCACGCGGAGCCGGGCCAGACCATCGCCCTGGTGGGCCACACGGGCGCGGGCAAGAGCTCGATCATCAACCTTCTGTGCCGCTTCTACGACGTCCAGCGGGGGCGGATCCTCGTGGACGGCGTGGACGTCCGGGAGATCCCCCAGGCGGAGCTCCGCTCCCAGATCGGCGTGGTGCTCCAGGACGTCTTCCTCTTCTCCGGCAGCGTCGCGGACAACATCCGGCTGAGCCACCCGCTCTCGGACGAGGAGGTCCGCCGGGCGGCGGCCGCCGTCCACGCCGACCGCTGGATCGAGGCGCTTCCCCGGGGCTATCAGGAGCCGGTGAGCGAGAGGGGCTCCACCTTCTCGGCCGGCCAGCGGCAGCTGCTGGCCTTCGCCCGCGCCCTGGCGGCGGATCCCCGCATCCTGGTTCTGGACGAGGCCACGGCCAGCATCGACACCGAGACCGAGCAGGTGGTGCAGCAGGCCCTCCGTACCCTCATGGCCGGCCGGACGACCCTGGTGGTAGCCCACCGCCTCTCCACCATCCAGCGGGCGGACCAGATCCTGGTGCTCCACCGGGGCCGCATCCGGGAGGCCGGGACCCACCAGGAGCTGCTGGCCCGCGGCGGTCTCTACTGGCGGCTCTACCAGCTCCAGTACCGCGAGCAGCTGGGCGCGGGCGGCCTTACGGGCGAGCCAGGCGCCGGGGACGGCGCCCAGCGTGCGGATACGGCGGGGCGGTGA
- a CDS encoding oligosaccharide flippase family protein, which yields MLRGAIWLGAAGLFARGLGAVYRVVLVRLVGAEAIGLFQMAFPVFRLALHLATLGLPAPVAQMTSDALGRSRALQSRQVERAGLALAALATLAVALGLSLLTPWISQRLLTDGRSVLAVRALPLWLAPAALAMLLRAAAQGRQLMADLALAQSVEQVARVGAVLGLALLALPRGQAAVAAAIVLGSALGEAASLFFLAARLGVLPGRRTLSRIGLHPSRTPGRVWVMLLDQVPVGRALLHLAAPLLLLQLVNNLTATVNAVLIPRRLAVAGLAPAQATTLYGELMGMALPLLYLPMVVVWPITQVLMPDLAAQAARGRWGTIRHRLGRALALAAAVGLGSMALFLWQPARISELLYGAPHVADQVRILALSAPFAYVNHTLTAALLGLGDTRTPLATFLAASALRLALIHALVARPSLAILGAAWALVADEVLSALLNGRGLLRRLSVP from the coding sequence TTGCTCAGGGGGGCCATCTGGCTGGGGGCCGCCGGCCTCTTCGCACGGGGGCTGGGCGCCGTCTACCGGGTGGTGCTCGTCCGGCTGGTGGGGGCGGAGGCCATAGGCCTCTTCCAGATGGCCTTCCCTGTCTTCCGCCTGGCCCTCCACCTGGCCACTCTGGGGTTGCCTGCCCCGGTTGCGCAGATGACCTCCGACGCCTTGGGCCGCTCCCGCGCCTTGCAGTCCCGCCAGGTGGAGCGGGCCGGGCTGGCGCTGGCCGCCCTGGCCACCCTGGCCGTCGCCCTGGGCCTCTCTCTCCTCACCCCGTGGATCAGCCAGCGTTTGCTCACCGACGGCCGCAGCGTCCTGGCGGTGCGAGCCCTCCCCCTCTGGCTGGCTCCCGCCGCGCTGGCCATGCTCCTCCGGGCCGCGGCCCAGGGGCGGCAGCTCATGGCGGACCTGGCGCTGGCCCAGTCGGTGGAGCAGGTAGCCCGGGTGGGGGCGGTGCTGGGGCTGGCCCTGCTGGCCCTCCCGCGGGGGCAGGCGGCAGTGGCGGCGGCCATCGTGCTGGGCTCGGCCCTGGGCGAGGCGGCGAGCCTCTTCTTCCTGGCCGCGCGCTTGGGGGTCTTGCCCGGACGGCGAACCCTGAGCCGGATTGGGCTGCACCCCTCCCGGACACCGGGCCGCGTCTGGGTGATGCTCCTCGACCAGGTTCCGGTGGGCCGGGCACTCCTCCACCTCGCGGCGCCGCTTCTCCTGCTCCAGCTGGTGAACAACCTCACGGCGACCGTGAACGCGGTGCTGATCCCCCGCCGCCTGGCAGTGGCGGGTCTGGCGCCGGCCCAGGCGACCACGCTCTATGGGGAGCTGATGGGCATGGCCCTGCCGCTCCTCTACCTCCCCATGGTGGTCGTCTGGCCCATCACCCAGGTGCTCATGCCCGATCTGGCCGCCCAAGCCGCCCGGGGCCGGTGGGGTACCATCCGCCACCGCCTGGGGCGGGCTCTGGCGCTCGCGGCCGCGGTAGGCCTGGGGAGCATGGCCCTCTTCCTCTGGCAGCCGGCGCGGATCTCGGAGCTTCTTTACGGGGCGCCGCACGTCGCAGACCAGGTGCGGATCCTGGCTCTCTCGGCGCCCTTCGCCTACGTGAACCACACCCTCACGGCGGCGCTCCTGGGGCTGGGCGACACCCGCACCCCCCTGGCCACCTTCCTGGCGGCCAGCGCCCTCCGGCTTGCGCTGATTCACGCCCTGGTGGCCAGGCCCAGCCTGGCCATCCTGGGCGCCGCCTGGGCCCTGGTGGCGGACGAGGTCCTCTCCGCGCTGTTGAACGGGCGCGGGCTCCTGCGCCGCCTCTCCGTACCTTGA
- a CDS encoding radical SAM protein: MEVFKLTEPAAPASVEAVVKDHTLLLRPSGGDPFAQLSLDAEGRWLRHQTAGTYAKRGLDSRVLVKERLGSRWRPRLLGAQERRELHGWIHGWLASAAAAGSSAGLPPSARRWLERAAAWTPDRLEAEAGRHAQVYGRIPILPPDLYNAIVVQATLGCTYNRCSFCTFYHGVPFRPLAPAEVERQIDGLEALYGRDLERHLKLFLGDANALVLSPARLEALWEVLERRFAIDPAAAFGQPRRDTRGRLRVEGVYTFMDAFNTRRKDPATLKRLASRGLRRVYIGMESGSDRVLRFLEKPGTARDVVDAVRSFREAGIGVGVILLAGAGGRELQEDHVVQSAERVNEMDLGPRDAVFFSPLVAGQGGAWERKARSEGVTPLSAEAIEVEIGAIRRRFCFASGAAPRITRYDLREFIH, encoded by the coding sequence GTGGAGGTTTTCAAGCTGACCGAACCCGCCGCGCCGGCGTCCGTGGAAGCCGTGGTAAAAGACCACACCCTCCTCCTGCGCCCGTCCGGGGGCGACCCCTTCGCGCAGCTCAGCCTGGACGCGGAAGGGCGGTGGCTGCGCCATCAGACGGCCGGCACCTACGCCAAGCGCGGCCTGGACAGCCGGGTGCTGGTGAAGGAGCGGCTGGGCTCCCGCTGGCGCCCGCGGCTCCTGGGGGCCCAGGAGCGGCGAGAGCTCCACGGGTGGATCCACGGATGGCTGGCCTCGGCTGCCGCAGCCGGGTCCTCGGCCGGCCTCCCGCCCTCCGCCCGCCGGTGGCTGGAGCGGGCTGCGGCCTGGACCCCCGACCGGCTCGAGGCCGAGGCGGGGCGCCACGCCCAGGTCTACGGGCGGATCCCCATCCTTCCCCCGGACCTCTACAACGCCATCGTGGTGCAGGCCACCCTGGGGTGCACCTACAACCGCTGCTCGTTCTGCACCTTCTACCACGGCGTCCCCTTCCGCCCCCTGGCGCCCGCGGAGGTGGAGCGACAGATCGATGGGCTGGAGGCCCTCTACGGCCGCGACCTGGAGCGGCACCTGAAGCTCTTCCTGGGGGACGCGAACGCCCTGGTCCTCTCACCCGCCCGGCTGGAGGCCCTGTGGGAGGTGCTGGAGCGCCGGTTCGCCATCGATCCCGCGGCGGCCTTCGGCCAGCCCCGGCGGGACACCCGGGGACGGCTCCGGGTGGAGGGCGTCTACACCTTCATGGACGCCTTCAACACCCGGCGGAAGGATCCGGCGACCCTGAAGCGGCTCGCCTCCCGGGGACTCCGGCGCGTCTACATCGGCATGGAAAGCGGGAGCGACCGGGTGCTCCGGTTCCTGGAGAAGCCCGGCACCGCCCGGGACGTGGTGGACGCGGTCCGGTCCTTCCGGGAGGCGGGCATCGGGGTGGGCGTGATCCTCCTGGCCGGCGCGGGCGGCAGGGAACTGCAGGAAGACCACGTGGTCCAGAGCGCGGAGCGGGTGAACGAGATGGATCTGGGGCCCCGCGACGCCGTCTTCTTCTCCCCCCTGGTGGCCGGGCAGGGTGGGGCGTGGGAGCGGAAGGCCCGCTCAGAAGGGGTGACCCCGCTCTCCGCCGAAGCAATAGAGGTGGAGATCGGGGCGATCCGCAGGCGGTTCTGCTTCGCCTCCGGGGCGGCGCCTCGGATCACCCGCTACGACCTGAGGGAGTTCATCCACTAG